The following proteins are co-located in the Maridesulfovibrio sp. genome:
- a CDS encoding anti-sigma factor antagonist: MEIFDNPDRIKLAFGIPFFNMDFNELMLTVGDRAGAKEKTMIFAPSFPWLLDYAKYPHICPFYADFILPTDSEIISLAQKAEIKLKMPLEYFEFPEQIARICAHYGYSLLHVSESALKTDILVRDGYVPLSWDLFTHFKTTGDLDEIDIQSIVGSANNLHPDIVLISAPPESISSCIPKIYKQLPDCVLICIPQDVDKNKIADKLDNIIIPQLLLRDEINYLEEIKRTASLSLPSSVSFDETSIPPSITISGTLDAGTATDLIRTGNRMLKRNFAPKLDLSKTDAASIKGMEALCFLSRKFREAGKDITIGEISNNLQNNLHRSGAMTCFTAYPGIYDEL, translated from the coding sequence ATGGAAATTTTTGATAATCCTGATCGCATAAAACTGGCCTTTGGAATCCCCTTTTTCAATATGGATTTCAATGAGCTGATGCTTACCGTGGGAGATAGAGCCGGCGCAAAAGAAAAGACCATGATCTTTGCGCCCTCATTCCCATGGTTGCTGGATTATGCAAAATATCCACACATCTGCCCATTCTACGCTGATTTCATTCTCCCGACGGATTCAGAAATCATCAGCTTAGCCCAAAAAGCTGAAATAAAACTGAAGATGCCCTTGGAGTATTTTGAATTCCCGGAACAGATTGCCCGCATCTGCGCCCATTACGGATATAGTCTGCTCCATGTTTCAGAAAGTGCACTGAAAACTGATATTCTCGTCCGCGACGGTTACGTCCCGCTGTCTTGGGACCTGTTCACCCATTTCAAAACAACAGGTGATCTGGACGAAATAGATATCCAATCAATTGTAGGCAGCGCCAACAACCTGCATCCCGACATCGTGCTGATCTCTGCCCCACCGGAATCCATCAGCAGCTGTATCCCGAAAATTTATAAACAGTTGCCTGATTGCGTACTCATCTGCATACCGCAAGATGTGGACAAGAATAAGATAGCGGACAAGTTAGACAACATTATTATTCCGCAACTGCTTCTACGCGATGAAATCAACTATCTGGAAGAAATCAAACGCACAGCGTCCTTGTCTTTGCCTTCTTCAGTCAGCTTCGATGAAACCAGCATTCCGCCAAGTATTACTATTTCAGGAACTCTTGATGCAGGAACTGCTACAGATTTAATCCGCACCGGAAATCGTATGTTAAAACGCAATTTCGCTCCAAAATTGGATTTATCCAAAACTGATGCGGCTTCAATCAAGGGGATGGAGGCTCTCTGCTTTCTAAGCAGGAAATTTCGTGAAGCAGGAAAAGATATCACAATAGGCGAAATCTCCAACAACCTGCAAAACAACCTGCACCGATCCGGGGCCATGACATGCTTTACCGCTTATCCCGGAATATATGATGAACTGTAA